The Opitutales bacterium ASA1 genome window below encodes:
- a CDS encoding nucleotide sugar dehydrogenase, which yields MAMIALKCPDIEVEVVDINAQRIAEWNSDRLPVFEPGLDDVVRQCRGRNLKFSTEVDRAIAESDIIFVSVNTPTKSYGIGAGRAADMTYIEACARQIARVAKGKKIVVEKSTLPVRTAESLKTVLRANSQGAEFQVLSNPEFLAEGTAVEDLQKPDRVLIGGETTPEGMEAAELLASVYARWVPRDRIITTNLWSSELSKLVANAFLAQRISSINAISALCEATEADVDEVAFAIGRDSRIGPKFLKSSVGFGGSCFQKDILNLVYLCQHFGLPEVAEYWEQVIKMNDWQKARFSKAIVRSLFNTVTGKKIAIFGFAFKKDTNDTRESAAIYVCKDLLVEQARLAIYDPQVGARQVFKDLEQQQVLADGRDNPQITLCDDPYAAAEGAHAIAVLTEWDEFKKLDFERIHASMVKPAFVFDGRNILDLTKLREIGFVARGIGKPF from the coding sequence ATGGCCATGATCGCGCTGAAGTGTCCCGACATCGAAGTCGAAGTCGTCGACATCAACGCCCAGCGCATCGCGGAGTGGAACTCCGACCGCCTACCGGTCTTCGAGCCCGGCCTCGACGACGTCGTGCGGCAGTGCCGCGGGCGAAATCTGAAGTTCTCCACCGAGGTGGATCGCGCGATCGCCGAATCGGACATCATCTTCGTTTCGGTCAACACGCCGACGAAGAGCTACGGCATCGGTGCGGGACGTGCGGCCGACATGACCTACATCGAAGCTTGCGCGCGCCAGATCGCGCGGGTGGCGAAGGGCAAGAAGATCGTCGTGGAGAAGTCCACGTTGCCCGTGCGCACGGCGGAGTCGCTCAAGACCGTCTTGCGCGCCAACAGCCAGGGTGCCGAGTTCCAGGTGCTTTCCAATCCGGAGTTTCTCGCGGAAGGGACGGCGGTCGAGGACCTCCAAAAGCCCGACCGCGTGCTCATCGGTGGCGAGACCACGCCCGAGGGCATGGAGGCCGCGGAGCTGCTCGCATCCGTCTACGCCCGATGGGTGCCGCGCGACCGCATCATCACGACCAACCTGTGGTCGTCGGAGCTGTCCAAGCTCGTGGCCAACGCCTTCCTCGCGCAGCGCATCTCCAGCATCAACGCCATCTCCGCGTTGTGCGAAGCGACCGAGGCGGACGTAGACGAGGTCGCGTTCGCGATCGGCCGCGACTCGCGCATCGGTCCGAAGTTCCTCAAGTCCTCCGTGGGCTTCGGCGGTTCCTGTTTTCAAAAGGACATCCTCAACTTGGTCTACCTTTGCCAGCACTTCGGCCTACCGGAAGTCGCCGAGTATTGGGAACAGGTGATCAAGATGAACGACTGGCAGAAGGCCCGATTCTCGAAGGCCATCGTCCGTTCGCTCTTCAATACCGTCACGGGCAAGAAGATCGCGATCTTCGGCTTCGCCTTCAAAAAGGACACGAACGACACGCGGGAGTCGGCCGCGATCTACGTGTGCAAGGATCTGCTCGTCGAGCAGGCCCGGCTCGCGATCTACGATCCGCAGGTCGGAGCGCGCCAAGTGTTCAAGGATTTGGAACAACAACAGGTCCTGGCCGACGGCCGCGACAACCCGCAGATCACGCTCTGCGACGACCCCTATGCCGCTGCGGAAGGCGCCCACGCGATCGCCGTGCTGACGGAGTGGGACGAGTTCAAGAAACTCGATTTCGAGCGCATCCACGCGTCGATGGTGAAGCCGGCGTTCGTTTTCGACGGGCGCAACATTCTCGATCTCACCAAGCTCCGCGAGATCGGCTTCGTCGCGCGCGGCATCGGTAAGCCGTTCTGA
- a CDS encoding glycoside hydrolase family 130 protein has product MKKKTDSTSRRTTSAASPAFKARVNAVRAAHERFLARRNPVDRSWDNGVFERFVHPVVTDRHAPLEWRYDFDPRTNPHFMERLGVNGAYNPGAFYWKGKVHLVVRVEGYDRKSFFAIAESRTGTHGFRFWDEPCDIPELPGETNLYDMRVTFHEDGWIYGVFCAESKDPKAAPADLSSAVARAGIVRTRDFRTWERLPNLKTPASQQRNVVLHEKLVDGCWAFYTRPMDGFIDVGSGGGIGWTLCRDITTGVCGPETIIDARAYHTIKESKNGQGPAPIETPHGWLHLAHGVRGCAAGLRYVLYMFMTSLEDPSRVVARPGGHFLAPYESERVGDVSNVTFTNGWVRLPDDTVLIYYGASDTRCHVARTTIAKLVDWCLNTPEDALTTRRAVDQRLALVRANRALRR; this is encoded by the coding sequence ATGAAGAAAAAGACCGACTCCACCTCGAGAAGAACCACTTCGGCTGCCTCGCCCGCCTTCAAGGCTCGCGTGAACGCCGTCCGCGCCGCGCACGAACGCTTCCTCGCGCGCAGGAATCCCGTCGATCGCTCTTGGGACAACGGCGTCTTCGAGCGCTTCGTGCACCCCGTCGTCACCGACCGGCACGCGCCCCTCGAGTGGCGTTACGACTTCGATCCTCGCACGAACCCGCACTTCATGGAACGCCTCGGCGTCAACGGTGCCTACAACCCCGGCGCGTTCTACTGGAAAGGGAAAGTCCACCTCGTCGTCCGCGTCGAGGGTTACGACCGCAAGAGCTTCTTCGCCATCGCCGAGAGCCGCACCGGCACACACGGCTTCCGTTTCTGGGACGAACCTTGCGACATCCCCGAACTCCCGGGAGAAACCAACCTCTACGACATGCGCGTGACGTTCCACGAGGACGGCTGGATCTACGGGGTGTTTTGCGCCGAGTCCAAGGATCCCAAGGCTGCGCCCGCCGATCTCTCCTCCGCTGTCGCTCGAGCCGGCATCGTCCGCACCCGCGACTTCCGCACGTGGGAACGCCTGCCCAACTTGAAGACGCCGGCCTCGCAACAGCGCAACGTCGTGCTGCACGAGAAGCTCGTCGACGGGTGCTGGGCATTCTACACGCGCCCGATGGACGGCTTCATCGACGTCGGCTCGGGCGGCGGCATCGGCTGGACGCTCTGCCGCGACATCACCACCGGAGTCTGCGGCCCCGAGACGATCATCGACGCCCGCGCCTACCACACGATCAAGGAGTCCAAGAACGGCCAAGGTCCCGCCCCGATCGAGACTCCCCACGGTTGGCTGCACCTCGCCCACGGAGTGCGCGGTTGCGCCGCCGGCCTCCGCTACGTGCTCTACATGTTCATGACGTCGCTCGAGGATCCCTCGAGGGTCGTCGCGCGTCCCGGTGGCCATTTCCTCGCCCCTTACGAAAGCGAACGCGTGGGCGACGTCTCCAACGTCACTTTCACCAACGGCTGGGTCCGCCTCCCCGACGATACGGTGCTGATCTACTACGGTGCCTCCGACACGCGCTGCCACGTGGCCCGCACCACGATCGCCAAACTCGTCGACTGGTGCCTCAACACGCCGGAGGACGCGCTGACCACGCGACGCGCCGTCGACCAACGGCTCGCACTCGTCCGCGCCAATCGCGCGCTGCGTCGCTGA
- a CDS encoding cellobiose 2-epimerase translates to MDTPVLLDYASRISADLERNILPFWMAHAADPSGGFRGAVSDTLVVDPEAPRGMLLTARILWTFSAAYREIHDEKLLAFARRALADLVGRFHDTRHGGFFWSIDSTGAPLESRKQIYGQAFAVYALSEFHLATREPGPLALALETARLIERHARDDEHEGWLEAFARDWSHIPDVRLSAADLNEPKSQNTHLHVMEAYAGLLRAHPVGQIRGALADMLRTMLDRILDPHTGHLGLFFALDWTRRSETLSYGHDIEAAWLMHDAASTLGDPDLLLRVRRAALRIAETTLAEGIDEDGALFNAGTAAGPTDTDKEWWPQAEAVVGFLDVYSLSGDDRHLRAALRAWDFIESRLIDRRHGEWIRGVSRDGRPLVGHDKIGFWKCPYHNGRMALEASRRLRALAAEAVSRSTPLRTP, encoded by the coding sequence ATGGATACGCCCGTCCTCCTCGACTACGCCTCGCGCATCTCGGCCGACCTCGAACGCAACATCCTGCCCTTCTGGATGGCGCACGCCGCGGATCCCTCGGGCGGCTTTCGGGGTGCCGTCTCCGATACGCTCGTGGTGGACCCCGAGGCACCGCGCGGGATGCTTCTCACCGCGCGCATCCTCTGGACGTTCTCCGCCGCGTATCGAGAAATCCACGACGAGAAACTCCTCGCCTTCGCCCGCCGCGCCCTCGCCGACCTCGTCGGCCGCTTCCACGACACGCGTCACGGCGGCTTCTTCTGGTCGATCGATTCCACCGGCGCGCCGCTGGAATCACGCAAACAGATCTACGGCCAAGCCTTCGCGGTCTACGCCCTGAGCGAATTCCATCTAGCCACCCGTGAACCCGGGCCGCTCGCGCTCGCACTCGAAACCGCGCGTTTGATCGAACGCCACGCGCGCGACGACGAACACGAGGGTTGGCTCGAGGCCTTCGCTCGGGACTGGTCGCACATCCCCGACGTCCGCCTCAGTGCCGCCGATCTCAACGAACCGAAATCGCAGAACACGCACTTGCACGTCATGGAAGCCTACGCCGGCCTCCTGCGCGCACACCCCGTCGGCCAGATCCGCGGTGCTCTCGCCGACATGCTCCGGACGATGCTCGATCGCATCCTCGATCCGCACACCGGGCACCTCGGACTCTTCTTCGCTCTCGACTGGACCCGCCGCTCCGAGACCCTCTCCTACGGGCACGACATCGAAGCCGCGTGGCTCATGCACGATGCCGCCTCCACCCTCGGCGATCCCGATCTCCTTCTTCGCGTCCGTCGGGCCGCTTTGCGGATCGCCGAAACGACACTCGCGGAAGGCATCGACGAAGACGGTGCTCTCTTCAACGCCGGCACCGCAGCCGGCCCCACCGATACCGACAAGGAATGGTGGCCTCAAGCCGAGGCCGTGGTCGGTTTCCTCGACGTGTATTCACTTTCCGGAGACGATCGACACCTCCGCGCCGCGCTCCGCGCTTGGGACTTCATCGAGAGTCGTTTGATCGATCGCCGCCACGGCGAATGGATCCGCGGCGTCTCGCGCGACGGCCGCCCTCTCGTCGGCCACGACAAGATCGGTTTCTGGAAATGCCCTTACCACAACGGCCGCATGGCCTTGGAAGCCTCGCGCCGTCTCCGCGCGCTCGCGGCTGAAGCCGTGTCCCGTTCCACCCCGCTACGCACCCCATGA
- a CDS encoding alkene reductase: MPSLFDPVRFGELALPNRIVMAPLTRCRAGAGRVPPALAATYYAQRASAGLLLSEATSISPMGVGYPDTPGIWSEEQIEGWRVVTAAVHAAGGRIVLQLWHVGRISHPSLLGGALPVAPSAIAARGHVSSMRPLCPYPVPRALEPHEIPAIVEDYRRAAENARRAGFDGVEIHGANGYLLDQFLQDASNHRTDEYGGSIANRARLMLEVVDAAVSVWGAGRVGLHLNPRRDSHSMGDSDPAATFTHVAREAGRRGLAFLFVRESLDEPRIAPAMKRAFGGPLVANQDLDPDSAARLVASGQADAVSWGRLFISNPDLPHRLALGAPLNPPDPDTFYGGGAAGYTDYPTLADA; this comes from the coding sequence ATGCCCAGCCTTTTCGATCCCGTCCGTTTCGGCGAACTCGCACTGCCCAACCGAATCGTCATGGCCCCTCTCACCCGCTGTCGTGCCGGTGCAGGGCGCGTCCCGCCGGCTCTCGCGGCGACGTACTACGCTCAACGCGCATCCGCCGGCCTCCTCTTGAGCGAAGCCACTTCGATCTCGCCCATGGGTGTCGGCTATCCCGACACGCCCGGTATCTGGTCCGAGGAGCAGATCGAGGGTTGGCGCGTCGTCACCGCAGCCGTGCACGCCGCCGGCGGTCGCATCGTCCTACAGCTCTGGCACGTGGGGCGTATTTCCCATCCCAGTCTACTGGGAGGTGCCCTGCCCGTAGCGCCGAGCGCCATCGCCGCCCGAGGACACGTGAGCTCGATGCGTCCTCTTTGTCCCTACCCTGTGCCTCGCGCGCTCGAACCGCACGAGATCCCCGCCATCGTCGAGGACTACCGGCGCGCCGCCGAGAACGCCCGACGCGCCGGCTTCGACGGCGTCGAAATCCATGGTGCCAACGGCTACCTGCTCGACCAGTTTCTCCAAGATGCCTCCAACCACCGCACCGACGAGTACGGCGGCTCGATCGCAAACCGCGCCCGCCTCATGCTCGAAGTCGTCGACGCCGCCGTGTCCGTTTGGGGAGCAGGTCGAGTCGGCCTCCACCTCAACCCTCGTCGCGACTCGCACTCGATGGGCGACTCCGATCCGGCGGCGACCTTCACGCACGTCGCGCGCGAAGCAGGTCGCCGCGGGCTCGCGTTTCTCTTCGTCCGCGAATCGCTCGACGAGCCGCGTATCGCTCCCGCCATGAAGCGCGCCTTCGGCGGTCCGCTCGTCGCCAACCAAGATCTCGACCCGGATTCCGCCGCCCGACTCGTCGCCTCCGGTCAAGCCGACGCCGTGTCGTGGGGTCGCCTCTTCATCTCCAATCCCGACCTGCCGCACCGACTCGCCCTCGGTGCACCCTTGAACCCACCTGATCCCGACACCTTCTACGGTGGAGGAGCCGCCGGGTACACCGACTACCCCACGCTCGCGGACGCCTGA